The DNA segment CAATATTTTTTTTAAGATGGTATCGGAGTAATAAAAAACATGGCCAGGCATATAGTAGTGATAGTTTGGGCCCTCTGTTTTGGCTTGCCATCCATCAAAATTGGCAGTTTGCAGGAGGAGAAGTCCTCCCGGTTTTAGAATCCGAGTGATTTCTTTAAAAAACAAATTTGGATTTTCTATATGTTCGATCACTTCTACCATCGTGATCACATGGAAATATTCGTTTGGAAATTGTGCATCCAGTAAATCCCCTTGGAAAGTCGGGATTCCATTTTCATTCGCATAACGGGAAGCATACTCAGAAATTTCTACACCTTGCACAGAAAAACCTTCCTTCTTCGCCGATTCTAAAAATCCCCCAAATGAGGATCCAATGTCTAAAAAGTTTCCTGACTTTACGAACCTTTTGATATTGCGAATCCTAGCTTTCCATACATACTGAAAGAATTTTTTATGATCCCTTTCATCGATGTATGTATACTCTGCTTTGCCTTGGTAGTAGTCTTTGGTATAAAGTTCTTTTTGGTTGGGTCT comes from the Leptospira bourretii genome and includes:
- a CDS encoding class I SAM-dependent methyltransferase: MNPLPSLTEICPLDQTNDWEPLYTTTGKYAGLSIVECKHCKLQALYPRPNQKELYTKDYYQGKAEYTYIDERDHKKFFQYVWKARIRNIKRFVKSGNFLDIGSSFGGFLESAKKEGFSVQGVEISEYASRYANENGIPTFQGDLLDAQFPNEYFHVITMVEVIEHIENPNLFFKEITRILKPGGLLLLQTANFDGWQAKTEGPNYHYYMPGHVFYYSDTILKKILTNLGFSRFVSYFGVDFPLYAKLQKSRGSFQKWEDYFQWFRITFYHFKSKWKRNGFPITSSYVLYAFKK